The following coding sequences lie in one Phragmites australis chromosome 8, lpPhrAust1.1, whole genome shotgun sequence genomic window:
- the LOC133927606 gene encoding uncharacterized protein LOC133927606, protein MDPREAWNEYLRELCFSFNDSSDEEDEMFIETMRAWQVELEESERQSWGVSVRGRKRINRYRLEGHMRLYNDYFADPPVYPDCIFRRRFRMKRSLFLKIVGAVEEKDPWFQQRRNAAGELGLSALQKVTAAFRMLAYDAPADSLDECLHLGESTIIESMRRFVRAVVEVFGDEYLRSPNEGDTAHLLSINACRGFPGMLGSIDCMHWRWKNCSTVWASSFTGHVNAPTIILEAVASQDLWIWHAWFAKRH, encoded by the exons ATGGATCCTCGTGAAGCCTGGAATGAGTACTTGAGAGAGCTATGTTTCTCCTTCAACGACTCttccgatgaggaagatgaaATGTTCATAGAGACTATGAGAGCCTGGCAAGTCGAGTTGGAGGAATCGGAGAGGCAATCTTGGGGTGTTTCTGTGCGTGGTCGGAAGCGCATCAACCGTTATCGGCTGGAGGGCCATATGAGGTTGTACAATGACTACTTTGCTGATCCCCCCGTGTACCCTGACTGTATTTTTCGTCGCCG CTTTCGGATGAAACGAAGCCTTTTCCTCAAGATTGTTGGGGCGGTTGAGGAGAAGGACCCGTGGTTTCAGCAGAGGAGAAACGCTGCTGGCGAGCTAGGGCTATCCGCATTGCAAAAAGTGACTGCGGCGTTTCGTATGCTAGCATACGATGCGCCGGCCGATTCTCTAGATGAGTGCCTCCATCTAGGGGAGAGCACCATCATTGAGAGCATGAGACGTTTCGTCCGTGCTGTCGTCGAGGTGTTCGGCGATGAGTACCTTCGTTCTCCGAATGAAGGGGACACGGCTCATTTGCTTTCTATCAACGCATGTAGAGGGTTTCCAGGGATGCTGGGAAGCATTGATTGtatgcattggaggtggaagaactgttCGACGGTGTGGGCAAGTTCTTTTACTGGCCATGTCAACGCTCCGACGATCATTCTCGAGGCGGTTGCATCGCAGGACCTATGGATCTGGCATGCCTGGTTCGCTAAACGACATTAA